The nucleotide sequence CAACGCTTGTTCCTCCGCTGGCGTAGTGAGATTGAATCGCAGCACCTTATCGCCGCCATATTTCGCAAGTAAAGTCGCTGGGAGTTGGACATGGGCCGGTCGCGACACGCTCCCTGGTACATTGGGGTTCTTTGCGACCTTTGGGGGAAGACGGAAGATCTTTTCTATCGCAGTATCACGCAGCCAGTTTAATTTGGGGAGGACATTGCGGTATTTAATGCCCGACTCTTCCTGTGGAGGGTATCGCGGGGTTACAGGTGACAGGTGAGCATGGCCGTCCGTGGCCCACGGTGCTGCGACGACATACGGGACACACAGGAGAATGGACAGCAGAAGAATAAACGATGACAATGTCGAGTGCGGTTGCGACATAATTAATTTCGCATTTAGAGATTGACGGAGGGTCAACAAGCAGTGAaggttgtgaggttgtgGGTCGTGATTGGAATTATATTGGAGATGATTCGTGGGAGAGATGAAATAAAGGTTTTGGTAGGTGGAGAGACGGTACTAATGGCCATTCCGGCCTAGAAGGGTTACCTGTGCCTGATACCACCATACCGTGCGTACCTCGAACCACTCGAGCAACTGGTGGGATGAATTTCAGAAAGATTGTAATTTTGCAGTAACAATgcatcaatttgatatatcgTGTTTATCGTATGATTTCCACAGCTGCTATACTATCTGGCAGCCATTCTCAAACATAAAATCCTACCTGGGAGACCTTCAACCTCTCTGTCTCAATCCCGTctgctctcctctcctctcaccTCACCATCTACGCAAAGATCTTACAGCCCATCTGCGGCGATACAGAAATGACCTGTAGACACGCATCATATCAGTATAGCCATAGACAAACCCCAATCAGACGGTCGTTGAGTGCCTACCATCGCACTCTCTTCTAGCAGCTTCACTTCCGACGGCGTAGCAAGAAGCGTCCAAAACATGATCCCAATCACCGTCGAATCTTCTCTGTGTAATTTGGTGACTGAACGAGATCCGAAAGATTCGAGGAGTTGTTGAAGAGGATGCGTTCCATCTGCAGGATGACCGTCTACTGGGTACACCACCCATGGCTCTGTCGATCGCATGTTTGAGGTGATATCTGGAGACGCCTTCCGATCCGTGGTTCCATCTAGGCTTTGCGCTTGGTCCAGTGAAGCCATTGTATGGAGCGTGGAGTGCGCAAGTAGTGTGAATGAATTAGTGGTGAAGTGACGCGTGGTATTTGTCGTCCATCGAATTGTCTAGATCTCTCTCTAATTACAGCGTACGGTGCAACGCTCGGGGTGATGCTGCGAACCAGCTCACCGGGAGTTGCTTGACATCCCGGACGTGGCGCCTTATCGTAAACACACCGGTCCTTATCTTAGAGGATACTATGGAGCTGCTGCGAATGAATATATTGCTCATTTGGCACTTGACTGAACTCTACAATAATAGATGTGAAACACTGAGAGATGATAGACTGGACACTTCATTACTTCATGCCaataattgctttttttcgAGTACATTGTCTCAGTTGATTGGTTTGGGATTCGCTCGGGACGGTCTACTCGTCTTCAGTCGGATTCATCGCCAGTGAATCAACTGCCAATGAATGGACTGTGAGCTATTGCCATTCATCTTGTATCTTGGTTATGTGCGTATAGTGATTCTTCTGGTTACGTGGATCAGACATTCAGCTGGATACGTTGGCACGATTGACTGGTTGGGGGAAGGGCTGCTGCATGGAGGGAGATTCTGGTCGTCAATATTCTATGGAGGGCCAAGAATGCATTGTCGGTTGAGAAAGGCTAGTGTTGAGGTCTTGGAGACGAATTCTTGATGGTGGCTGGACGATGGGATTGTCGATGTGGCCAATTGCATGGTAATTCATCTGCATAGGGATATCCCACATGCAGCGTGTGCGAATATCTTGTTTGGTGCTTGCTCCTCTCTTGTGTTTCTCGTCTCATACGGCAGAGCAGAGAGGGGTAAGCAGCTTATCGTGAAAGAATGGCTGGGCTGATGTGAGAAGAATGTACGAAGGCATGAATGATGACGACAAGATGCGTTCTTCTCAGGAGGCCCTCAGATGTCCCTCGGATCTCCCTCAGATCTCCCTCAGATGTGCCTTTGACAACAGACACCCAAATGTATGAGCGTCACTTTTTCCCACGAGACATTCCAGTTCTAACGGTTCAttaggtttttttttttctttttttctttctctcctcccaCCATGCAGATCACTCAACGCTTTAGAACATTCCACCATGCAAAATCGAAGCTCAAGGACAGCTCAAGCCTAACGCAGGATGATCTAAAAATAACGCCGACTGCTTGATTCTTCTAGAAAGAAAGACGGTTGGCCCCATCCCATGCACTTGCACTGGCATCCAGACGACGGGGTGGATTGACTGACAGCCCGACTGCCTGTTGAGGTATCGCTATCGGGGTTTTGCCCATGTTCGGGAAATTGCATTGTGGAAGTATCAAATTTTATTGATCCATATAACAAACCACTTGGACCGTATGGCAATCTTTACGTTAATATGATCATATGGGGTATTGCAAAAGTTAGGTTTATATGTTTCAGAGTATTCTCCAACGTGCAAATCTTTTTGGGTCGAAAGGGGGAAATGATCACAGTGAAGGCTGTCTGGGCGATGTGCCCGTCGGTCCGTCTCGCTCATATAGTCGCACACAGACAGTCGCAACATCTTCAGCAgatggtgggtggtgggCGGTGGATGCTGGACGGGGTTTAAACTTTGACTGCAGACGCTGCCCACGCGAATGGCAGGAAGTGCTAGGGATGTAACAATAATAAGGTTATTTGCAAACACGAGTTCGGGGAATCGACATGCTGTGGAAGTTTGGGATTGGATATTTGATGTTATTTGTGTTTGATACAGgttatagatagatagagcAACTATCGAATCCAATTTAATAACGATGGGATGCAATGGATACCAAGAAATAGATAGTGCCGTGTGCCATGCTGCCATGCTGCCATGCTGCCATCCTGTCTCCCCAATCTTGCAAAGTCTTCACGCGAGGACGATGCAGCAAGAACAGATGGCCGGTCTCCTCTTCTATTGTTCCATTGTTGACTCTCGTGATTCTGGTGGTTCATCGTGCTCTCTGCCCAGCCCAACCAGGTTTGCGTCATTCACCTCAGGGGGACGAAAAAATGACTAAAAGATTTGGGGTGGGATTTGCAGTCCACCGAAGACGAGGTGGGCATGGTACGGTACGGTACGGTGGTCTTGTCTACCTACTTCGGCCCTCGTACTTCGCACGCATTCATTACCCAGTCGTTATCAAGTGCGCGCAATACCTGTCTGCATACGGACGGTGCGTACTAGAAAACCAAACCTACACATAAATAGAATTTGCAAATGATTACCACCTGCTTTTTATTACGCTTCATTGATGTTTTCGCCCCGAGCCTGCACTGTGCATTTTATATGAATTGTTACAATTGATCGAGCTGAGCTGATCTGATCGGATCGGATCTGATCGCTTTTGTTTTCTGCACTcctctctgtctctctctccctccctctccctctccctcccataCTTGCTTTTCCAAGAGGCATGCCCATTGCCCATTATCCACCAACGACCCCCCCCAGTCCTTTCCCTCTTATCCACTTGTTACGACTCTCCTACTTTCCCGAGGATCTCTCTCCGACCACTTCAGCCTCATACGAAGGGATACAAGTCTTCAAACACGCATCGCCAATTCAATCCTGCACGCGATTCGCAAATGTAATGTTTTTCGCCGCCTGAAACAAGAATCATCACCTTGCCTCCTAATTATCCCTCGGGGTAGGATCAATGTTGTTCGACGTTTCTCCAAAATGCCACTACTCCGTCGTCGTGCTGCTGCCAGCGATGCTGAAATGCGACGACATAGCTTCTTGCCGACCGATGCAAATACTTTAAACCCAATTCTCGATACCGAACTTCCAGATGGCAGAGCGAGTGAACAAATGCCACGACGTCCTTCGCCTGgagattttcaattaaacACGGCAGAGCCAGGAGCAATGGCATCGTTACCCATGTTACATAGGCCTGCCACAGATTATCCCACTGCGCTTCAGCGATCGGGCTCACCACCGATACAGGAGGAAACGTCGAAACATCGTCGCTTCTCTATGTTAAGGTTTCGACATGCTTCCGACTCACAATTGTCCACCAGGTCGCGATTACAGGCTCAGAGTGCAATAGCGGAAGATGCTCCTCCAATCCCTCAGCGCAAgtattttccatttgatGTCATTCCTCCGCATTTAGGGGCTTTTTGTTTGTTCAAATAATTTACTTTGACGAAAgaattgcttgcttgcttgcgtGGTCTACCTTCTTGGCATCGTGCTGACAACATACCAGCCCCAGAGATTATCACTACTGCTCCAACCATGGATTTCAATGGAGGTCGCCCAAGTAAGAAAAAGTCGCGCGTCAGACTTCCTGGCCGTACCAAATCGACTGTTGTGAACAACAATCGAGCGAAGCAACCAGAGCTACCGCCATCACAACCAGAAGATACGTCGGATATCGAATTGCTCTCGAAGAAAGAACGCAGGAAGACAATGTCAGAGTCGGGCCCGAGCAATAAATCCCGTGTTACTTTTGACGAACCAAATCGCCCAATGACCCACGGCAATGGTGGCTCTCCTCCTGCATATGGAGACGAAGCATCCTCGGCATTGGCTCTACCAGTAAATAGACTTTCGGAATCTTCAAGATCAGATGCAAGCTCGGGCGAACATGGTGTGTATGCAACGACGACCACCACCACGCATACTGTCCAAACAACAACTACCTTCTTTCGTCTTCCTCGCCGGAAGAAGCCCGCCCCATTATTCGATCTCAGCCATCTTCCACAAAAGTCCGCGCAAAACGATGCTTCAAATTCGCTTTCTGTCACGAGGTACCCCACTGCTCCTTCATCCGACTCGGTTCGGGCCATAACCCCCAAATCATCGGAAGACCTGACGCCGCAAGGTTCGcattctccattcccacCGTCGCCGTCTCACACCCCTTCATCTCCCAGTGCTTTGATGAAGACATCGTCGGGTGTAGGTCGGCCGGGCACCCCCTTATTAAGGCAAGGGTCCACTGCGTCATCTTCGAGATCGTCACCTACCCGTTCCAGATTAACACTGCGCGGACGTTCATCCACTCTGAGCTCGTTGAGAAATGCACCAAATGAAGATTCTCTACCGACACCCACATTACCGTCAACCAGGACTTCTACATCCACTGGTAGGAAAAGTTTTGGCgatttgtttaatattaCAGCTCGGTTGCGCCAGAATCCTGAACCCGCGAATAATTCGGGACCTACCACTCCTGCTTCAAATACTTCGAAGAACAATTCTATGCAACTGAACCGAGAAGAGGCTATCATTCTGCCGGAACGATTCGATGATGATACACCAGCTAATTACTTAGTCAGGCTTGAAGAGGCAGTTAGTCGAGGTGTTGTAGCTAGTGTACTGTCGAAAGGGACAGACTCTTTCTCCCAGGCTGTTCTTCGTAGCTATATGAGAGGGTTTGGTTTCTTTGGAGATCCTATGGACATGGCCATTCGAAAGTTGCTCATGGAAGTTGAGCTCCCCAAGGAGACTCAACAGATCGACAGGTGCTTGCAAGGTTTTGCCAACAGGTATCATGAGTGCAATCCTGGCATCTATGCATCTCCTGACCAAGCCTACTTTATCGCCTTTTCACTTCTTATCTTACACACAGATGTATTCAACAAAAATAACAAACACAAGATGACAAAGGCAGACTACATCAAGAATACTCACGGTGAAGGAATCTTTGACGAAATCCTGGAATGCTTCTATGATAACATCTCATATACACCCTTCATCCACGTGGAGGATGACCTAGATATCAATGGCGAAAGAATCATACCCcacaaaatgaaaaagaagtcgaagattCTTCGGGGAGGTGGCGATCCTAACAAACGTCCTTCGAAAGAACCAGTTGACCCTTATACCTTGATTCTTGATAGCAAACTTGATACTCTGCGCCCCAACTTGAAGGACGTCATGCATCTTGACGAACATTATAGTTATCTTGGCACTGCGCCGTCTCTGAATCTACGAGATTTACAAAAGACATTCTTCAAGACAGGTGTTTTACAGATTGTTTCCGCCAGATCACGACCAGATGCCTTCATGTCGGAAAAAACTGTCACAAATCCCGAGGAAGCACAAGCCGGTATCGTGGACATTAAAATCACCAAGGTGGGTTTGTTATGGCGAAAAGAtgccaagaagaagaagactcGCTCTCCGTGGCAGGAGTGGGGAGCTATACTGACTGGTGCTCAATTGTACTTTTTTCGAAATACCGCGTGGATCAAGAGCTTGATGCATCAGCACGAGACGCATATTAAACAAGGTCACGATGGCACGCCTGTCATTTTCAAGCCTCCACTAGAACAATTCAAGCCCGACGCATTAATGTCGACTGACGATGCAGTCGCTTTGGTAGATTCTACCTACAAGAAGCACAAGCACGCTTTTGTCTTTGTGCGCCATGGAGGATTTGAGGAAACTTTCTTAGCCgacaatgaagatgagatgaatgattggCTGGCTAAGCTCAACTATGCCGCAGCATTTCGGACTGCTGGAGTTCGTATGCGTGGTGTGGTAGGTGGTAACTACGAAGGGCAACGTAACCGAGGTATTCGTCGACTAGATAGTGCAAACGAATCCACCAGGTTCATTCAAACACCTTCTGGTGAAGTTTCTATAGTCAGTGGAAAGATTGACAACAAAATGCAGGACGATATTTTGGCCGCACGTCGCCAAATTATGCTGCAAAAAGTGGTTGAAGCCGAAGAAAAGCTTACCGTTGCAGTTAAACAGTTGGATTCTCAACTTCGAAATGCTCGCCACCTACAAATTCTAGCTCCAGTTCAACCAAAGACTAGAGAGCAAGTTTTGTCAGCTGCGGCTCGCATGGCTGCCCAATTGAAGTGGGGTCGAATGGAAATTTGGCGTTTGAAGTGTCACAgggatattttgattttggatttggatgaagagaaaaaCATGGAAGGAGATTTTGTGCAGAAGACGGATTCAAACGGAGATACACCAATGTCTGCACGATCTGCTTTGAGCCGCTTGCAATCCAAGGCAAGTAGCTTAGCACCGCAAGGCACGCCTAAATCGCCAACATTGGATTCCATTACTCGGCCTTCTACGTCCGGTCCATCGCTTTTACCGTCAACGGAGAGGGAACACACAGCGGATGACATATTTCAGGCAGCACCAAACTCAATGCACAAATCTCAAGCATCTTGGGAACTTCCGCCTTTGGTTCCCAACGAACACGTTACACGTAAGCCTTCAGTTTCCAGTGTCGTACCGCCAAGTCCCAGTCTTGCCACGATGCCATCTCGTTCTAGCTTGAATCAAGCTCCAACTTTGAGCTCCAAACCTTCGGATCCAAATCTCGATGCTGCAGAGCAATCTGTTCTTGAACAAACTGGGTTGGTCGATTCAGACATGGCGAGCGAAGAGAATAAAGAGCAGTCAACTGAGAAGGACAAGTTTGGCAAAGGCAAAATTCGTCGCAGTATACATCAAACGTTGCGTGAGGCGCATGTTCCAGCGCATCACCGTAGTCGAAGAGGCAAGGACTCAAATTCTAGTGCTGGTATGTCAGATGAAGGCACTACAGATGAAATACTCTCTCGTGGTTCTGGAAGCTTCGTTGTACATGGCAAAAAGGCTTCGGTCATCACGTTCGGGACGGAACTTCAGAGCATGTCACCAGAAGAACGCTTACGTCTTCGTAAGCAGCCTCACAAGGATGACTCTGAAGCAACATCTCCTGCTACTATCGATGACGACTTTCACTCCGTACTTGCTGAACCAATTGAATTTCGCCAGCGCCATAATTCAGCTGCAAGTACAAGTACAGCAACTGCCATGAGTTTTCGGGAATTGCATAGAAAATATTCCTCGCAGCACTCAGACAGACCTCTAAACCTCGCGGTCAACGTagatgacgacgacgaagCGGCAGTAAGTATGTCTGACGGCCGACGAAGCCCATTACCCCCAGTCGAGGACGAAAACGAAGACGAGGATTCAAGTAGTAATGAAAGAACAAAATTCTACACTCCAGATCCCTCACCTCGTGGAGCCGAGTTTGATGAGCATTCGCTAGTTGAACCGAACCCACAGTACGAAATTGAACACATCGATTCGAATGAGCGGCTACCTAGTCCAACTCTTCAAACAGTCGGTGCTTGATCGACCCACCATGTTTTATAATGGTAAACTACCAACACACCCTTTCCACATATCCACACAAcattttcatatcattttTCTTGTCTCTTCATTTATTTCGGCGAAATTAAAGCATAGCGCGCATGCAACTATTCTAACGACGATCCTttatatatccatttcttgACTTGCGGCGGGCTCTTTTTACAATACCTAGGATGATTGATATTTGCGGGAAGCGAGAAGGGgaggatttttttttttcgcaagaattaaaagtatttgaTGGTTCATTTTTCCGGGAGtacctttttatttttgacttggttttttttgttttccttttaGTGAAGTTTACACTTGTTGTAGTGATTATTTGGGACACATACTTTTGAAAGCATTTATAGTGCGTATGTATACTAGCGGATGGCATGGGTAGGGATGGTGGATAGGGtgaatgggaagggaaggaaagtaCGGGCTGTAAGATGTATCGGGTTAGGATCCAAATATTTCCATGTGAAGGGGCTGTCTTATGGTATGGCACATGGTTTCGGCTGCTGAGGTCATGGGCCGGATTGGCGTTTTTGGAATGGGGATGTATtcgcttttttttttatagaaaggGGTGGATGTGATAGTAGGCGAGAATTGGGAGGTCTGAGGAATGGGATGATTCGAGATgacgagagaagagagaagaaattaGGAGTGGAACAGTTGTTTgtggaaaatcaaaatatggATGGGTCGATACCCGGTGGCAGAAAATGGGAGAGTGAGGAGGATGATGGCGGAATGTGATCGAATGGGAGGGGATGCAATGAAGGGAATGGAATCGTATCGAGTTGAATTAATATCGGAGTGGAGTGACGACAgtaggaagagaaaggagataGGAGACACAAATAACAATGAAGATTCATACATGTGATCTTTTATGTGAAGTGTTGTTTGTGATTGGTTTATTTGTCTCGTATGTGAATTGTATCGACTCATTGATTGAATGTGCTTTGgactttttcaaaaaaaaaaaaaaaaaaaaaaagatgtgggaagagagaaataagaaatgaaGGTTGTGAAGAtgttgtgtgtatgtgtgtagCTTCATGTATATCTATCGATGGCAACGACCACGATGGACGATATGTGATCCCATCATTATGGATTGTGAgattactttttataattcctAATTGCACGGCGTATatctatcatatcacatactcactcactcaatcattcaatcattcaatacTTCAATCACTCACTCCCATCGCGCTGTACTTGTAGAGCAATTGAATGGCGTGCAGGGCGTGCAGGATTTGCAGAGAGTACATTACATTATATTACATGGATGTATATGCATTCacttcaattccatcctGCAATATGCTATCCATATTCTCGCACCAGCAAATCTACAGGTTcaatctccattctccattctccattctccattctctaaTCTCCATTCTCTAATCTCCATTCTCTAATCTCCATTCTCTAATCTCCGAGCATCCTCCTCTCtacctcttccccttcttcttcttcccctttgCTCCCCCGCCCGTTACAACCTTACTACCGGGCGCCTCAACACCCTCTAGAGCATCTTCTCTCACGACGCCTCCCTGGGTCGCATCCAGggccttcttcttccccttctttcctttcggTCTGTAGGAGCTGCGATCCTTGAGCGGTAGCCACCTCTCAGGatccattttctttccctcctcgaAATCCTTGGGTAATTTCGATTTTCGCGTTCCTATCgtcttttgcttcttcgcCGGGTcttcgttttctttttccttgtCGTCTAAAGCGCGTTTCTTGGATGATTCAGCGGATGTCGTGGGTGCGGTTTTGGATGTCCAGGTTGGGATACCCGAGGTTTCAAGATCTTCGGCGTTGATGCCGGAGATGAGTTTGGGAATTGGAGTGAGAGTGTCGATGTCTGAGGAGATTTTAGAGAAATCAGATGAGGCGTACGAAGCGACACATCCGGCGATTGCGACGCGGTCTTTGGGATCTTGAGAGcggagggaagagaagatgtcACCTGCTGCTTTGGCATCTTCGGGGCTGGAAGATTCGAGGAGAGAGATACCTGCTGCGTGGAAGAGAGATGGGGAAGGTTTTGATTTCTGTCGCCAGTATGAAGCTGCTTTTTCGAGCTCGGGTCTTATAGGGATTGTGCGGCCGGTTGATCGATAGAGGGAGATGAGAAGGGCTACCAGTCCTGGTGCGAATCGGACATCTTGGTCTGAGGAGTTGGTAGACTCTTCTAGGCGCTTGAAAAATGCTTCCAGAAGGGAAATTGCTGGAGCAGGATTATTCGTTGACACGTAAAGTTGGATAATGGTAAGGATCAATCCAACGTCATTTGGTCGTTTTTCAAGAAGTGATAAAGTTTGCTTTAAAGCGGCTTTTCCGGTTTTGTCTTCGGCATGAGCTGCAGCGTTGAGAACTGAAAGGCCGTTGATTGATGGCGAGATAgttggtgatgatgaggcCGAGATCTTTTTCAATGTAGACTTCGCTACGCCCCCATACTTCAATGCTTGTAGTTCGACTGTGTAATGATTTCGTTCCAAGATATTTGCTTGGTGCTCAAAATGCTTCTCTCGATGTGATAAGTTGGGCACTGAGTCGAAAACTCGTTTCAAAAGGTACGGGTTATCAATTTCTGTCGATGTAGCTAATACGTTGTTTTGTGCGATTATTTTGGTTTGAGGTTCTGGTACACTGTAAGGGTCAGCTTCAAGCTCAGTAAACATGTTCGGCAAGCATACTCAGCGAGATTGATCATCTTGGTCAGTGACTTGGCCTCTTCAGTTTTACCCAATTTCGTCAGCACAAATGCCTGTTGTACCATAATAGGTAAGACTTCTgctctcttttcttcatcactcAGTTCGTCCAGAGCCTCGCACAAATCCCTTGCCCGCTTCAACAGGAAGTTCCCCTTGTTATAATCTCCCTTCGCAATATACCCACACGCAACATTATACGCCGTCTCGAATGCCTCGAAATCTTCGTTTTTGCCCTTCAATTCACTTTTCTCGCCCTGCCATGCTAATTGCACATCCACAGCCAGCCCATTGATCCTCAGATCCATAAACTCATCTTCAGCTCCCGCACTTTCTACTAGCTGCTTGTAAAGCTCCTCCGCATCCGCAAATCTCTCGGCACGATATGCAACTTGCGCAGCAATATGTTTCAAACCC is from Botrytis cinerea B05.10 chromosome 16, complete sequence and encodes:
- the Bcsyt1 gene encoding Bcsyt1; its protein translation is MPLLRRRAAASDAEMRRHSFLPTDANTLNPILDTELPDGRASEQMPRRPSPGDFQLNTAEPGAMASLPMLHRPATDYPTALQRSGSPPIQEETSKHRRFSMLRFRHASDSQLSTRSRLQAQSAIAEDAPPIPQRKYFPFDVIPPHLGAFCLFK
- the Bcsrp72 gene encoding Bcsrp72 — its product is MASHTATLSALLRDSSITDHNEILKATNDVLKSSKLDPNALHTRAVALLKLDRYDDALKALDDGGDKLASQCILERAYALYKTGKLADAAKVCEGGDSRGLKHIAAQVAYRAERFADAEELYKQLVESAGAEDEFMDLRINGLAVDVQLAWQGEKSELKGKNEDFEAFETAYNVACGYIAKGDYNKGNFLLKRARDLCEALDELSDEEKRAEVLPIMVQQAFVLTKLGKTEEAKSLTKMINLADVPEPQTKIIAQNNVLATSTEIDNPYLLKRVFDSVPNLSHREKHFEHQANILERNHYTVELQALKYGGVAKSTLKKISASSSPTISPSINGLSVLNAAAHAEDKTGKAALKQTLSLLEKRPNDVGLILTIIQLYVSTNNPAPAISLLEAFFKRLEESTNSSDQDVRFAPGLVALLISLYRSTGRTIPIRPELEKAASYWRQKSKPSPSLFHAAGISLLESSSPEDAKAAGDIFSSLRSQDPKDRVAIAGCVASYASSDFSKISSDIDTLTPIPKLISGINAEDLETSGIPTWTSKTAPTTSAESSKKRALDDKEKENEDPAKKQKTIGTRKSKLPKDFEEGKKMDPERWLPLKDRSSYRPKGKKGKKKALDATQGGVVREDALEGVEAPGSKVVTGGGAKGKKKKGKR
- the Bcsyt1 gene encoding Bcsyt1, with amino-acid sequence MPLLRRRAAASDAEMRRHSFLPTDANTLNPILDTELPDGRASEQMPRRPSPGDFQLNTAEPGAMASLPMLHRPATDYPTALQRSGSPPIQEETSKHRRFSMLRFRHASDSQLSTRSRLQAQSAIAEDAPPIPQPPEIITTAPTMDFNGGRPSKKKSRVRLPGRTKSTVVNNNRAKQPELPPSQPEDTSDIELLSKKERRKTMSESGPSNKSRVTFDEPNRPMTHGNGGSPPAYGDEASSALALPVNRLSESSRSDASSGEHGVYATTTTTTHTVQTTTTFFRLPRRKKPAPLFDLSHLPQKSAQNDASNSLSVTRYPTAPSSDSVRAITPKSSEDLTPQGSHSPFPPSPSHTPSSPSALMKTSSGVGRPGTPLLRQGSTASSSRSSPTRSRLTLRGRSSTLSSLRNAPNEDSLPTPTLPSTRTSTSTGRKSFGDLFNITARLRQNPEPANNSGPTTPASNTSKNNSMQLNREEAIILPERFDDDTPANYLVRLEEAVSRGVVASVLSKGTDSFSQAVLRSYMRGFGFFGDPMDMAIRKLLMEVELPKETQQIDRCLQGFANRYHECNPGIYASPDQAYFIAFSLLILHTDVFNKNNKHKMTKADYIKNTHGEGIFDEILECFYDNISYTPFIHVEDDLDINGERIIPHKMKKKSKILRGGGDPNKRPSKEPVDPYTLILDSKLDTLRPNLKDVMHLDEHYSYLGTAPSLNLRDLQKTFFKTGVLQIVSARSRPDAFMSEKTVTNPEEAQAGIVDIKITKVGLLWRKDAKKKKTRSPWQEWGAILTGAQLYFFRNTAWIKSLMHQHETHIKQGHDGTPVIFKPPLEQFKPDALMSTDDAVALVDSTYKKHKHAFVFVRHGGFEETFLADNEDEMNDWLAKLNYAAAFRTAGVRMRGVVGGNYEGQRNRGIRRLDSANESTRFIQTPSGEVSIVSGKIDNKMQDDILAARRQIMLQKVVEAEEKLTVAVKQLDSQLRNARHLQILAPVQPKTREQVLSAAARMAAQLKWGRMEIWRLKCHRDILILDLDEEKNMEGDFVQKTDSNGDTPMSARSALSRLQSKASSLAPQGTPKSPTLDSITRPSTSGPSLLPSTEREHTADDIFQAAPNSMHKSQASWELPPLVPNEHVTRKPSVSSVVPPSPSLATMPSRSSLNQAPTLSSKPSDPNLDAAEQSVLEQTGLVDSDMASEENKEQSTEKDKFGKGKIRRSIHQTLREAHVPAHHRSRRGKDSNSSAGMSDEGTTDEILSRGSGSFVVHGKKASVITFGTELQSMSPEERLRLRKQPHKDDSEATSPATIDDDFHSVLAEPIEFRQRHNSAASTSTATAMSFRELHRKYSSQHSDRPLNLAVNVDDDDEAAVSMSDGRRSPLPPVEDENEDEDSSSNERTKFYTPDPSPRGAEFDEHSLVEPNPQYEIEHIDSNERLPSPTLQTVGA